Genomic DNA from Macadamia integrifolia cultivar HAES 741 chromosome 6, SCU_Mint_v3, whole genome shotgun sequence:
CCAATACCCTCAATAATTTCCTCTCTACTAGCCGCCTAACAGACTGTTTTCTCATCAGGAGGAAATAGTTTATCAGATCAACATACATTATGCTGCCCCTCAAAAAGTACTCTTGTGCAGTATTTTCATAGCACACTGCAAGAAGTGCTTCAAAAGTAAAAACATAATCATGCCTCCTTCAGTTCTCTATATAAAGCCATAGCTGATCAACCAAAATATTGgccccaaggaaaaaaaaattttgacataAATTTGAACTACAAGGGTATGGACCTCGGGCTTGGCCCTTTCCAAAATTAACTAGTTTCCAAACCCAGCATAGCCCTAGTTGCTTCCTAGCCTATCAACACAAATAaggattaataataaaaattatataacaaACTTCTGACAATCCATATCCTAGTCAAGCAAAATGGGTCCAGTAAAAGGGAAAATACGAGCCTTAATAGTGCATTGACAatgtctttaaaaaaaaaatttagaagtatTTTGAGGAACTTTATGGTTAACTCAGGAACTTAGGTTCAAATGAACAAACACTACCTGAGAGGTGAATGCAAGATAACCACCGCGGAGATCAGGTCTCACAGTCTGATCGCTAGCACTGTAGTTGCAACAGTGATACAAATAGGAATAGAAAGTTAAAAGTAATCTTCAAAAAAGTAATCTTCAAGTGAATGCAATCAAAAGGATTGCCATTAAAATCAGGTTTCAGGATTTGAGAACATTTAATCAACAAAAGTATCATACGCAGTGTTTGGAATAGGGTAACAGCAAGGATTTCTCAAATGATGCTCAACCCTTATTTGCTGTGTTGAAGATCCATTTTGTACATATATTCAAGTTGTAACCATGTACgaggataaagtaagaaaagTCAGAGCTAGCAAAAGCAATGTTCGCCACTCCCAAGCCCAGAACTTAATTGGAAAGGTAAACCCTGGTCATTATGTTTCTACCTTTACTCAAAACTATCTTCAACATCTAAAATGTAGGTAAAATAGATTATGAGTATTGAACAATTTGCAGCAGTTTGTTAGTACGTTAAACACTACAGTAAATCAGACATACTACATacagaagataaagaaaaataaataaataataaacaacaAAGGGTAAAAGGTAAACCTGAAATCTCGTACGTGCAACTCATAAATACTGATatcagaaaaggaagaaagtaaAGGTTTCTCATCTGCCAATCCATCCCAACCCTCTGGTTTTAAGTTATCACAATCAAGATTGATCAACAATGTCCTCATGCCATCCGATGAGATCCTAGTCCAAAGGGATGAAAAGGTCAACATAATATGAAATATTCATACGCAAGTACAATCAACTGCAGTTCAATGACAGTACAACCATCATACACACGTAGAGATATGCATGCATGCAATTACATAGAGGCATGTGAAGATAGATAATATGCCTTAAACTTGAGCAACACCTAAGCTATTTTCGGAATAAGTTTTGGCAGAATAAGATTACCACCATACCCTCTTGCATATGGATCATTTGTTGTGCACATTTCAATTTGCAAGGTGCTAGGATGATAGACGGAGACTTCATAGACATAGTAGCAGCCTTCCCAAGTTCTTGGTCCATTCACAGTCCAAACACCATTGTCCTCCTCAAGCAGGACACTCTCCAAGGGATTGCCACCTGATGGGCCACTATAGATGCAAGCACGTACCACCTGCTCTCATGAACAAAGGATAAAAGACATGTGACTTTTCTTTGTTGGGGATTGGGAGGTTGCAAGGGAGAGCCAACAGAAAAGCTAAGTGGACTACATGAATATCAGAAGATGTAATACTTGAGCAGTAGGAGCCCAAAGGGAAAGTGACACTGCTTCTTCTGTGAAAACAGCACCAAGTGGACCATTGTatgcaaataaatcatctaAAACACCAGGTAACTGTAAACCAGTAGCATTGGTGCAAAGCCCATCAGCTGTATAAGAAGAAATAACTTGCAATTGTAAGCCAAATGGATGTCAgttcaaaaaatcaaagaaaatccAACGTTACACATGTAGATAGAACATTAAGAGCTATTAGTAGGTATAATGAGAAAATCAAACATAAATGTAAATATATTCTTGGTTGACAAACAGATGCATTGAGAGCCCAAAAATCGACCAGGATAGGCACCCAACCCCTCTGCAAATTATGGTTTGTCTAGGAGAAATCAGATGTGACGTGGACAATCTCCCATGACCTCTCCTGATCAGGGAATAATTGTCTCCTGcctttcttcatgaaaaatggtcagaaaaaaactaaaagaaacgGTCATCACTTCTTACCATGAAAAGAGGCAACTGCTAACTGGCATTTGAGGAGGCTTTTCACATCCACGTTTAATGGGACTTTAAAAGCTCTATAGCTACAGATGTGAGGGAACTTCTCTATTACCTGAAGAAATGCAGAATATGGCATGGAAAGCAGTTAAACATCAGTTATTGTTTATAACTTGCTGAGGCTCCATTTCTTTCAATAGAAAAGTATTCCCTGAAAAATCAATTTTAGTTAGTAAagcttattttctatttctctgatattttctcttttattcctgCGTGGGGAGAGAAGAACATACAAAAAATTAAACTGAAGCAAACACAAAGAGGCAGCAAGGAGTTAACAATAACAAATAAAGGTACGCAAAGTTTGCTAGATGTATGCAAAGAAATCAGCAGCGCACATTCAATTGGAGTCCACCATTGTAGTCTTCGAGCTTAATCACCACATCTTCACCTGTAGAAGTGAACAACAGGATCAGTGAGCATAGTTTCCTAACAAATGATCGCACCTCCCAGTCAATCAATAGAACGTCGATCGTCGATAGTGCGCTATCAGAAGGATTAAGGAGAACACCGAGTTCCGAACCTTGTACGCCGTCGTCTGTAAGAACTAAACCGGCAGTTCTACTGGCGTATAGATAGCAAGAACCGTTTCCAACGTCCACATCCCACGCGATTAAAGATCTTGAAACCCAATATGCTCTAGAGTATGATAAAAGACCCTGCAACTGCAAGGATTGTGAAGTAAGATGAATGCTACGCTTCTGCAACAGTTCAATTGATAAACTATGAAAGATGAGACCAAATGAATACGACGATTGGCGTccaagaaacagaaatggaggaagaagaagaagaagaaacgaaTAGGATAAACCTGCGGCGATGAAACCTGCTCGACGGGCATGGAGCAGCAGCAAGTGATGTCCACTTTGCGGTTTCTGGGAGGTAAGTGCAGAGTAGTAATCGAAGGCCTTGAAGTCGAGTAATTGGAGGCTGTAATGAGAGAATTTAGAGGTTGAATATGAGAAAGGCGGTGTTGGAGGTGAGTGGAGTTGGAGTAGAGGGGGAGAACAGAAAGAGATGAATAGAGAGACATGCTCATCTCCGCCCCGGAGGAAAATTAAAAAGCAAGGAGGCCCCGCCGCCCCAACGGATCTCTGCGAAAAAAGCTGGAAGCACACCCTTGTTCCCTCCTGTAAGATTGATTTGATCTGATTCCGTATGACGTTCACGTtttaaagtttcctttttccttctaaaAGATGCTTTCAGTGCTCGGAAATCCTACAACCGGCCACCACATTCACCAACGCCTACCATACTATACCCTTCTCTACCCCTCAATCCCCTACTATCGCACCTCCACCCCATCACCCCACACATTcacaatccttcaccacctcttCCAACTTCAAAAACTTTAGGAAGCATTTATTGGTTAGCATTGcaaatgatttttcaaaacTTTGGACAAAATTCAGATTCATTTATGCCATGCTATATTCTATTCCACCCAAGTTCTTTGAGGAGAAGGGCCCATGTTTTGAGGACTACATCTCTACTCATTGAGAATTACCCTAGTATTTTCTTCGGCAGATTGAATATGAACAATCACTTATTTGCAACTAGAATACTTGTTGAAATTTCACATGAGGTCAgatcttttgttattttcacAAAGTCCACTTCTTTCTAAAGTTTGTTTCTGAAAGAGGCCCTCTAATTGGTGGTTAGGATATTCTTGTTGGATCGAGTCTTTTGCACACCAccagtgtgtgtgtgtagggGCATCTCATTTTGAACTGTTTAACTAAGAATGTTTAAAGCAAGAAAGCCAGACAGCAAGAGCTAGACCAAACATTTCAAATGCTGGTTCATTTACAGaccccaaaaaaattatcttgtcactttctcggctcttgccttgtctcttggtttagcaagaaacaaaactccgttgtTCTATCTACCACCGAAGCCAAATATGTTGCAGCTGCTAGATGTTGTGCcaaaatcctttggatgaagcaaactctcaaAGACCTAGGAGTGAGTTTCGAAAACGTACTACCAATCGATCGGTTTTGTTGAATCGATTCCGGTCTATTACTAGgttaatttaaattaaaatagttaaggaatttttttatttcgacCTGTCTCAAGTTCATTTCGATTTGGTTCGTTTCTTAccgatttttgttttttcattaacAGATTATTATCAGGTTCTCTCTGGTCTGCTTTTTTGGCTTACATGCATACATAAGCAACTAATGAGAAAATTAAGTAGAGTTGCAGCTAACTTCATTACTTCAAGTGGACCATCATCCTCTGGGGCTGCTAGGAACCCATTGCAGCCTATCTTTCGAAAATTAAAATTCACCAAAAGTGTAAAATAtttctttggaaattttttaaaatttatttgaatAGTACTAAAGGTAATTTGAATAACATCTTCTTAATCGATGACCTACGTTTGTGTTTTCTTAAGTTCTTGATTTGCAAGGACCGAAGAAGAGGGCTCTTAGGGCTGCAGCAAATCAAATACTTATGCCTCACTTTTATTACCACTTGGACTGATTGTGAGGGTGAATAatgaaattaaatttaaaataaaaacttctCATGTCTTTGATCTGTGgggaaataaaatttcaaatgaaacaaaaaatttatttgataTAAGAAAAGTACGATGAAAGTGAATATGATAGATTGTGGGAGTGAATTTACAACAAAATTAACATGAAAGAACTAAACCAAAATCCAAAGGTATAGGCAAATTTGACAAAATGGTTGAAACCTCCATCCAAGCAACCTAAAACCTTGCAACCACTGATGAAGCTAGAGTTTCTAATCATTGAAAGATAACATAGCTAGCTTAGGtttctcttattttatcttttcaaaccctaataatgtttttttttttttcccatcttaATCACATGCATCTTAatcttaatatatattttacaaGACCAACAATGAGATGCAAACCAAGGAACCCAACGAGGGACCCAGAGAGGGCCCAAGAAGACCAATTATTGTTATAgtgcttatttatttatttatttatttattattattattattaaacaCTACTTATTACCTACTACTATTACTTAAAAGAGGGTGAAGGTTAGAATGATCCAACACTCAGACCTCGCCTTGGTCTCATGTTAGATCAGGATAACTGCACCACTAAGCTATAAGTTCATTCCCAATTAGTCAATGATTACACTTACTTATAAAGAGAGATAAAACCACTCGGTGACCAAGTAACTGATAAGGTCTAACCATTAAATTGATTAGTCTAAAAGACGAAGGCACCCGGTTCCAAACCAGATCATAGATCCCTATGCTTTGGCGAACAAATAGCAGCTGGAAtatgttcttcattttgttcaTACATCGATAGAATCATAGAAGATGGTATTACGTATCGGTTTGGTATCAGCTGTACTAGCTGATACCTATCAGTATTGAATACCGATATCCATCCCAGAAATGGTACAGACGTAGGTAAAATATGGGTTGAAAAAAAAGGGGtctgatttcaatattttttagtGCAAAACCATCTGTACCGGCTCCAAAATACCGATATGGCCGATGCCAAACCATGACTATCACCTCAAGCTGGGATCCGCCACTTCTCAAGGCTTCATTAAAAATTAATTCAGATGGAGATTtcgatgagaagaagaagaagaggtctGGTCGAGCCGTCGAGGGTCGACCAGCTTTCCACGTGAAGAGTGTGAAGTTTTGAAAATCCCGGATTGACGGTTTATTTTGTGCCACGTCAGTACCAGAGACAGACGGAAAGAGATTGGTTACTGAACCGTGGGCGAAGtagaaatttttaatttttttttttaagttttatagACATGTGACGTGTGAACAAGCTACCCCTCCCAAGTACCACTTGTGAGTAGCCACCTGGATAGCAAAGCACATGCGAACCCGATAAGTGGACCACTAGGCCGGAATCCAAAATATCTAGGGGCCGCTAgttgttttctctcttcccaaTACGATCACCCACAGATTCTGGCTAAAACGGTAAATTCGTTTGCACTTCAACGTGGTATTCCCGCCAAACACCGACCCAGTAGTTATAAAAAGCATCTCTCTACCTTCTTTTCAACTCGTTTTCTACAGTTATTGAGGAGGCAGCTTCTTCACAAGAGAACGTCGACGACGGCTTCTAATTAAGCAGGTTTAggttatctttttcttctttcttttccccatttttttattcatattatCCATGAACGGTTTTCTCTGAAATTGCTGACGTGCCGTCTAGTCAGATCGAGGTGGATAGAGATAATAGGCGGATAAAGATAAGGAAGGAGTGGGGAGGGGGACACCCGGAGAAGACGATAGATTTataattacttttttttctagagagagagagagagagttatgtgCTAATATAATAAAATCTCAAGGTGATTGACTCTGCGAGTGTCGTCTCTGATCTCCCTGAGACACAATACCAGAGCCTATTGGTTGCATTTTGCCTCGTTAATGCTTACAAGAAATcgctattttcagttttttggtGTTGATTATTTGGGGGGTTGGATTCACTAGATTGTGGCCAGATAAAGGAGAAATTAAGCTGAAGAGCATATTTGAAGAGAGTAACGAGCGGTTTCGTGACCCACTTGTCTCTGCATCTGAATATTTTAATCTCCTACGAAAGACGAATCCTTGATGGAGCTTGGATCTGGGGATTTCGGGTATTTATCACTTCTACCAattactcttttctttttttttggtttttttttttttgggggggtggggggaggtaGGTTTGTCTGGTTTGTTATTTTTGAACGGAAATTGGCTGTTTAGGTGCGCACATTACAGGAGGAGATGTAAAATCAGAGCCCCTTGCTGCGATGAGATTTTCAATTGCAGGCATTGCCATAATGAAACTAAGGTCcagatgatttttcttttctcttcttccttatttctcccATTGAAAATTGGGTCTTATGGTCCACATGATTTTTATATTTGGTTGGCTTCTAGTATTCACTTACAACGATTTCCTGATGATGGGTGATCCTGAAACAGAACTCCATGGAAGTTGATACGCTCGATAGGCATGAAGTTCCTCGTCATGAAGTGAAAAAGGTTAGTTTTTCACTATATTTTCTTTCTGAATTATTTCATCTTCttactattttcttcttttaagtcGGTTGGGCTACAAGTTATTTGGTGTCTCGTACGTAAAAGTCATGActtttttgtaaaaagaaaccTAGTTATGGATAATGTTTTCAACTTCTTCTAGGGATATATCCTGTTAACCAGGTTGTCTGCATCACAGAGTTTTATGCAATTTTTTCCTTGCATAGGCTCTAAATTATTCATTAAAAACCTGATGCAACCATTGTTTCTTTGCCATTAAACTTTCAGGTCATCTGTTCGCTTTGTGGCACGGAACAAGATGTAAGTTAATTCAGGATACTCAATCAAAAGCTGAAATTGTGATCGGTGATTgatcatcattttatttatatCTCTATCTTAGGTTCAACAAAATTGCACCAACTGTGGGGTTTGCATGGGGAAATACTTCTGTGCAAAATGCAAATTCTTTGATGATGATGTAagttaaaaagaagaaatttttatgTGAacttgactctctctctctctctctttctcttcgtgggggggggggggggaatagaaCTTAGACTCCTTTTGCACATCTAAGTGGTTTCTTATGAAGCAAGCTGGTGCAAATGGCAGGTTTCAAAGAACCAATATCATTGTGATGAATGTGGAATTTGCAGGTAAATATATTCCCCTAACATCtaaaagaattaagaaaaaaaccTTTCTTCAAATTCTGACTAATTTGCATCCTCTTTGTTGCTGTTACAGAACTGGTGGGCAGGAGAACTTCTTTCACTGTAATAAATGCAGTAAGCTACAATGATCCTTATTTTGGTGCTAATTGGAGCTTCTGTCATATATTGTACATTATTTGATGTTGGGGATTTTGAAATTCTTGCATCAGGATGCTGTTATTCGAGGTCGATGAAGGATTCACACCGTTGTGTGGAAGGAGCAATGCACCATAACTGCCCGGTCTGCTTTGAGGtgaaacttgaagaagaaaacagaaaaactaTCAACTCTTTCCTTCAATACTTGTTGGTTGTCTTTGTTGTTTTGTATGTCTTATTCTAAAAGTGCAAACTTcaacaaaatcaagaaaaagaaagggattaTTAGAGGCCTGAGTTCTATCATCATTTCTATTTGCAGTATATATTCGATTCAATGAAAGAGATTACTGCATTAAAATGTGGACATACAATACATTTGGGCTGTCTGAATGAGATGATGCAGCACCTCCAGTAAGTATTTTTTAAGGAGACCCagtggccattttttttttctgggggggggggggggggggggggggNNNNNNNNNNNNNNNNNNNNGGTGTGGGGGAGAGAATTAATAGACCTGGTTTTTCTTATTGATCTGATCATTATGTAGGTTCACATGCCCTGTTTGCTCAAAATCAGTTTGTGATATGTCAAGAGTGTGGGAGAAGCTTGATAAGGAGGTAAATCTGTGATATATCAATCtgatttggaattttcttggcatACTTATCATCTAAATGTCTTCACTTTCTAACTCAATGCTGAAAATCAATGTAGATTGCCTCAACGCCCATGCCCGAAATTTATCAAAACAAGATGGTAAGGGGACATTAAATGCACAGTTATTGTCTCTACATTGCTAACAGATGGTAATAAGTTTCCAAACTAAATTTTTTGGTATCTCGTTGCAATTTATTAGGTGTGGATCCTGTGCAATGATTGTGGAACATCATCCCAGGCCTGCTTCCATATTGTGGCACACAAGTGCTTAAGCTGCAGGTCATACAATACTAGGCAGACCCAAGGAGCTCCTGCTTCATGCTTATCAGGGGTTTCAGAATTGGTGAGATGATGGGTCATTGATCAAAGATCACTGTGCTGCTCCTGTTTTGAAGAGCATTTCTTCTTGCATGGATGGGAAGCCATTGACCAGTGAAATTTGATTTACATAAGGGGAACAGGAGAAAATAAGTTTTTATTTGTTCATCAATTGTCAATAATTCCTTTGGTAAGCCAGGATCTGAATTTCAAGAAATGGCTATACACTATCACTACCGAGCCATTCTGCCTCTTTGTGAACAACCATTTTTTCACTGTAGGCTATTTTTGCTGTTGCTCCTGAGCTATTGGATTGTATGAGCTGGCTATTTTCTGAAAGGCAGGCTCCAATCTAACAACTGTAAGATTTGGTCAGATAACTGGTTTTTTGGATCAGGATCAAGAGCGGACTCATTAAGGAAGTTTGGAACAAAGTCGTAGTGAAACAATGAAAAATGTTAGAGAAATACCTGCATACTCATGGCTAACAAAATGGTAGAGAAATCCCTGCATACTCATGGATGGCTAAATGATAGAGAAATCCCTGCATACTCATGGATAGCTAAATGATAGAGAAATCCCTGCATACTCATGGCTAATTGAATCCTTTGCTGGAATTCGGTTCAATGATTTTGCCTCCCCTTGGGCTTTTGCTTATTCACTCCATTCACTTGCCCAATGTGGGAAGTGGAGCATGGGTTCAGCACAAATTTCTTTATCAACCAAGAATGAAGTAGTTGCCAGCAACATTTCTTCACCTGATCAAGGCAACCAGTACCCATGTGCTTATACAATGTCTGGTCGAAGGCATTTTTGAACCCCTGATATCACACAAGGGAAAACGCTTCATGCATTAAGGTTCACCAGAAGCTTTCAAGGGTCATCAAACCCCTGCTATCATTGTTGAGATTTGAATGGTGACAGCAAGACAGTGGCTTGGTTCCCTTCTCTGTGAGTGTGAGAGACTCGAACTCTTCCAGTCCTGAATTAATGTTGGACATCACCCACAGCATTGACGTCTGTTTGTCGATTGTCTCATTCAAGCAAAAGGTTCTTCTCTTGAAGCTTGTGCAATTCTAAAAGTGTATTTTGCAGCTAAGAGATCCAGCTTCCAGCAAGCTACACCTTCCTATTTGATTAGCTTTGAATTGCAAAGGCTTTCTGGATTCACCTCTCACAATTTAAGCTCCTACTGCGTGGTTGTTTCAGAACATAGATTCATCAAAATTTATCGTTTTTCAACCACTGGGGAGAGGGATCCATTatatcataaaccctaaaatgatCAGTTGAAGGAGAAGCACCAAAATATTTCAATGGATTGTTGTGTATGGATAGTGGTCCAATACCACGAGAAGATGGAGCTGTCTACAGGAACTGGAACTGTCTAGTTTCTTTTCTCCATCCCCAAATATGTCTAGAAACTCTGTTGTAACTTGCAAGTACCAAATTAAATTTCCTGCAATTGACTAGTCAATGGGAGACATGGAGACATGATTTTACAGTGATTATCATCATCTCCTCCTTTTGCTTCTACCCCTTGGTAGGATTTGTCTCTGGATTCTACTCATTCTTGACATTTACATTTTATCATGATTATATGGCTCTCCACTCAGATCTTGATATTAATCTTACATGTTCCAACAGGAAGGTGTACACTCCTACATGAACCATAAGGGGGCTTCTTCATATAAGAGTACTGCAGACAATCAATTCAGTACCATGAACAAATAAATAGATAATTCTGATAAATTCTGCTACAATACCTTGCCTAGGTCAGATCATCattaatggatttttttgtATCTCCTTTGTCTGGTTAGGTTAAAATGAATCAGAGAACTCACACCCCTGCATTTCATATATCATGGTTGTTTGGTTCGTCAGGTTACCAATAGTCTTTGCAAGAACACATCCCTCCAGTGAAATGGTGAAAACGGCTACTATCTCTTAGTATTATTTCTCTTCTCACAATCTTCGAGATGAGCTTTATAGCGGAATGACAGTCAACACAAACTCGGAGATTTTTCACAATTCTGATAAGGGTTCCTTCAGGGCTGTTGATCAACCCAAAGGCAATTGCTAGTTTCTCACTATGGACGTAAAGAGACTgctccttctcttcctcctctacGTCACAGAATACAGAGTCTATGTCAGGGGTATAACCTTCACATTCCAGAAGCTTAGCCAACTCGTCCATCTTTGCATAAATACGGTCACTTTGGGGATGGGATTTATCCCCTGCAAAGAACTGATGCACAACATTGTTTACTTCTATCCAACTTATTCCAGGTAGTTTCTTCATCCCTGAATTTCCCATAATCCTTTTCACATTTTTCACGCCATCCCAGTCCCCCATTCTAGCGTATGTGTTGGATAAATATACAAAACCTCCAGAATGTTGGGGATCGAGCTCTAGAATCTGTTGTACAGTACGTACACCTAGTTCATAGTTGTGATGAATCCTACATGCTCCAAGCAAAGCTCCCCATACAACAACATCCGGCTTGATGGGCATCTCCATGATGAAATGGTAAGCTTCATCAACATGGCCAGCCCGGCCTAGAAGATCAACCATACATGCATAGTGTTGGAGCTTGGGGACTATAGAGTAGACCTGAGTCATGCAGCCAAAGTAATACTTCCCCTCATCTACCAAACCGGCATGACAACAAGCACATAAGACTCCAACGAAGGTAATGTCATTGGGCAACAACCCTTGGAATCTCATATCTTCAAAGATCCTAATGGCCTCCAATCCCCGCCCGTTCATGGCCAACCCCACAATCACTGCACTGAAAGCAACCACATTCCTTTGAGGCATCCTCTCAAATACATGAATAGCCTCATCTACCATACCACACTTTGAGTACATATCTATAAGAGCACTTCCCACAAACAAATCCAATTGATAACCATTATCCTCCAAGAGAGTGTGTACCCGCCTCCCAAGCCCAAGAGCTCCCAGATTCGCACAAGCTGACAGAACACTGACCAATGTAATATCATTTGGTTTCTGCCCTGAGGCACCCATCTCCTCAAACATCACCAAGGTCTCACGGAAATACCCATTTTGTGCATAACCCGATATCACACTGGTCCAAGAAACCAAATTCTTCTCGGGCATCTCCTCAAAGAGTTTTTTAGCAGATCCCACATCTCCGCACCTCGCTAAACCTGAAATCATGGAATTCCAAGAGACTACATTCTTAACAGGCATCTCCTCGAACACCTTGCGTGCGAACTCAATATCACCACACTTTGAGTAAGAATCAAGCAGGGTAGTTCCAACGTAAACATCGTTGTAAGTTCCGAACTTTGTAACTTGAGCATGAATTTCTTGGATTGGTTTTACAAAGGAGAAGGCAGCGACACAGGCCTTCAGCAAAGGGGGGAAAGTAAAACGGTTGGGCCTTCTTGTGGGGTCGGTTCCGACTCGCATTTGAAGGATATAGAAAGAAAGGGCATCCCTCTGGGATCCGGGTGTTTCGGAGAAAGCTTGGATCATGGCGTTGGACAGGTACGTGTTGGGGTCGCGCATCTGGGTGAAGATAGACCGAGCATAATTGATGGCTTGGAAGCGATGGGAGAGAGCAGTGACGAGAGCGGTAATCAGGAATTGGTCTTGGTGGAGGTCGAGTAGAACGAGGCGACAGTGAATCTGCTtcaggtggttgatggtggaaGATTGCTGCAAAAGAGAGTGAAGAGTCTTCTGGAGATTCTGTGATTTTCCAGTCTGCATCTAACTGCATTGCATTGGGTcgcttctcttttctttccccgGATTGGTTCGCTTGGTCGTTAACGGTGGACGACAACCACCCCCCCTCACTACCTCGCGGTTGCTTTTGATGAATCGGGGGTTAATGTCGAGGGAATAAAGGTCgatgactgaaattaaattttcctttcttttcaatCCATTTCTTCACAAACAAACACACTTGACGGTTGACACTTGCAAACACACCTTTGACAGTTGACACTTGGAACGGCGCGTTTTATGATTTTTAAATTGCAACGGTTAGAATAAGCCGTTACCTAACTCCGTTTACCAATTGCGCTTATCATAGATGAGACACGTGTTGCAACCTGTTTGACCCTTga
This window encodes:
- the LOC122082008 gene encoding E3 ubiquitin-protein ligase RZFP34, encoding MELGSGDFGCAHYRRRCKIRAPCCDEIFNCRHCHNETKNSMEVDTLDRHEVPRHEVKKVICSLCGTEQDVQQNCTNCGVCMGKYFCAKCKFFDDDVSKNQYHCDECGICRTGGQENFFHCNKCRCCYSRSMKDSHRCVEGAMHHNCPVCFEYIFDSMKEITALKCGHTIHLGCLNEMMQHLQFTCPVCSKSVCDMSRVWEKLDKEIASTPMPEIYQNKMVWILCNDCGTSSQACFHIVAHKCLSCRSYNTRQTQGAPASCLSGVSELVR
- the LOC122082007 gene encoding pentatricopeptide repeat-containing protein At4g21065-like; translated protein: MQTGKSQNLQKTLHSLLQQSSTINHLKQIHCRLVLLDLHQDQFLITALVTALSHRFQAINYARSIFTQMRDPNTYLSNAMIQAFSETPGSQRDALSFYILQMRVGTDPTRRPNRFTFPPLLKACVAAFSFVKPIQEIHAQVTKFGTYNDVYVGTTLLDSYSKCGDIEFARKVFEEMPVKNVVSWNSMISGLARCGDVGSAKKLFEEMPEKNLVSWTSVISGYAQNGYFRETLVMFEEMGASGQKPNDITLVSVLSACANLGALGLGRRVHTLLEDNGYQLDLFVGSALIDMYSKCGMVDEAIHVFERMPQRNVVAFSAVIVGLAMNGRGLEAIRIFEDMRFQGLLPNDITFVGVLCACCHAGLVDEGKYYFGCMTQVYSIVPKLQHYACMVDLLGRAGHVDEAYHFIMEMPIKPDVVVWGALLGACRIHHNYELGVRTVQQILELDPQHSGGFVYLSNTYARMGDWDGVKNVKRIMGNSGMKKLPGISWIEVNNVVHQFFAGDKSHPQSDRIYAKMDELAKLLECEGYTPDIDSVFCDVEEEEKEQSLYVHSEKLAIAFGLINSPEGTLIRIVKNLRVCVDCHSAIKLISKIVRREIILRDSSRFHHFTGGMCSCKDYW